The Cryptomeria japonica chromosome 2, Sugi_1.0, whole genome shotgun sequence region GATTTATAGTGATTATTATCTTGTTGGAATTTGAAAGGTTATTTCAAGAGCATAACAAGATTTTTAAGAAGGGTTTATAGTGATTACTTTAatgatattttttgaaaaatataacatTACAATTAAGTATGTTTATATAAAATGTCATTATGTAGAAATGTTAACTATGAATAATTATTATATTGTTAATTTTAAATACAAACAATAAATACCTCTATCTTAAGTAATTACATATGAATAAAAGTTAAATTTCAATCAAAGATATCTCTTAGCGTACTTTACATATATTTCTTCAAAGAAAGATATACTAGTTATATCTAtttttataaacatttaaaaaattacACATTCTATCTTTCTAATAAAAGATTTGTTGTTAAAGtcaatatttattaatattataaattccACCTTTAAACGACCTCATTAAAACGATTATTGACACTTTATATAATGACAAATTAAAATATATTGAGTGAAGATTTGATGTAAAAGTTTTGTATTATAAAACACTAAAATAATCTTTTATATTACATATAAATCAACAATATGTTAATAAAATCACTATCATTACACACTTTTTACAGATTTttgataataaaaatattaaaatatattataaaattttaagGGAAGAAAAATACAATTCCATACTTGGTAGGTATACCGATTCTTCCCATTCAAAATTGAATTGAGAGATTGCCGGGTCGGATTGACGACATCAAATacttttctttcatttcatttcattcaaaattgatTTGATTGGTTTGCACGTCGCTGAAACGTTCACAAGCACACGCCAACATTTCCAAATTATTTCCAGCAATGCAATCAAGAAGAAATATACACGATTAGGTTGTTGTTGATCAAATGCGTGGGAAAATCGTTTATTTCATCCGGATCCCACAAGCTGAAAGGGCTGGATAGGGCGGACACTCCATCATTTGCGGTAAGCTCTTTCAACAGCATCTGCATAAAGTTTTGGATTGAAGTCAATTGAATCATTTCACCATTTCAATTctgttttttttaaatgaatttccTTGAGCAAGATCCAACTAGGCCGACACACCGCTTCCAATATGGAATTCATTCAACAAGGAACAAATAGTAATAAGATACATCACATATCATAAAGGTCTCGGGTCTTACAAACTGTGTAGCAGGTGCGAATACAATTCATTTTCCCAGGTCCAATAGACCAACTGATAAAGGGAGAAACACACACATAAATATGCCTGATGCATTTTGTATCACAGAAATTGGACTCCTGCAGAATTGTTGATTATTGGTTCCTTATGACCATACACCCTAGTGTAATCTTATCTAAATTATTGCATTCCTTTTATGTTTGCCCACAATTACAGAGCCCTCGGCGGAGAACACGAAGAACCACCCTAAATGTTCCTAATGAGATCAAGAAGGACATGCTTTTCATTGAGTCCCATGGGCCGAGCCTAGTTATAAGGCAGAGCATTGTCAAATGGGAGAATGATAGTGCAAGTTTATATGTAGGCATATATTCTGTGCTAAAAAAATGATAGTAAAATTGAGGTTGGGTACAAGTCTGAAGAAAATTTTCGTAGAACAGATGCCCCTTGGATGTAGCTTTTCAACCAAATAATAATGAAAACTTGTAGTACATTGAAAGTTGTGAGGATCTTTATGCAACTAGTGGAAACTTTGCTGCTTGAGACTGTACATCGCCAGCTGAAGGTCCAATTGTCCCATTGATTTGTTCAATAAAATAACGCACAAGTCTAAAAATAAATTTTTAGGCTGAATCTGAAGAAATTCCTTACAGGGCACATACTGTTATTAAAGTAAAATAGGAGTACAAGAAAGCACAAGAACAGTACTAAGATATTTAGAAAATATTCTGAAGCAAAACTAACTCATATAAAAGTAATTGTTCAACACAGTGCATTGAAAATAAAACTTCTTTAGAAAGATATGGTTCACCGACCAGGACGTAGGCCACTTCAAAGAGCAGTATGGACATGTTGCTTGTCCAAAGCATGTGTTGACGTGCTTTACGCATCATAATGCTTACAAATCGTTCACTTATGGGCCAAGGACCTTTTAATGTTTACATTTCCTTTGTTATGATCTGTTTTCTTTTGATGTGGGATACTAAGTTTTCAAGagtgcataaaaaaaaaaaaactgtttggGAAAATATGGACACCGACCAAGGATCTAGATGACTTCCAAGAGCAGTATGGACATGGCAGATGAGCCAACGCATAATTTTTTAATGCTCTTCCCGTAATGCTCCCAAAGCTTGCCTTCCCATAAGGCTGAAAGGCCTATTCTTAGTTATTTTTTCTTCGTTATGATCTGTTTCCTTTTTCATGTAGATAATGGGAGGATTCTTATCGCCCTTATTTCGAAATATACTTTGTGACTCCCTAGCTTACCTAAATGCTCTACGATGCTCTCTAACTTCTGCATTGCGACAAGACTCTCTGTAACTCCCCACACCTGATGTTTTATTTATTATTACTAACTCGTTAGAACGAGATTCTGAGTAACTCCTAATACAAAATtaataatttcttcttcattatGGCTTCTAATAATTCTTTGCTTCAATGTCATTGGCATGAAACAATTATTCTCGGTCTACAACTAACATGTCTAAAAAATTACAGATAAACTACGAAGTACAAAGTTATTGAGGTTTTGAGTATTTTACCACTACAACATAGTATCATAAGAATAACAGCGCTAGTGATACTATTTTTCTCTGTGCCAATATTAGATATTATCAGGTAGTGGGACCCACCCACGTTTTGTATATAATTGGAAAGATCACTTTTGGGGTCATTGGCTAATCCACTCTATTGGGCAGTTGGTCCACCAGCTCATCTTTTCGGTCAATGTATACAGTTTCAATAGATGAGATTGTTTGGCAGGATTTGGTATGTATGGTTTCTTATTTTAAAATGGTTTTAGCTTTGTCGCAATTACAAGAAGTTTTAAGTTGGGATTGTAATAATGGTATTGAAACGCTATGGGAAGAAGCCAACATTATGAAGAGTTCTTGTGGGGAGCATTGCAGTAAACATTTTATCGATTCACTGTAATgtgaaattaaattattaaatagaaACAGAAATTGAAATTGAGGATTGCTGCATATTCTATAGAGTGAGTATGAAGGTCAAAACTTTGTTGGAACCAGAAGCTGAATGCTACAAATGGTAGGAGGAGATGCCAAAAAAGATAACAATACAAAAATGAAACATTATATGTGTGACTTGTACTGTTGACCATGGGGATCAGTTACATAGTTGAGTGATCAAGGATTCAAGAGAATGACATTGCTAATCAGTATTAACTTCATTTTTTTATGGTAAGGGCAGAAGGATTTCTACTGAACTATCTAATACCGACATGTTGCATGTGATGGGAGTTTTGCAGCTTTTTTAGGCTCTATTTGACCTCGTAATGGTTAGGTTTTTTTCTCCCTCCAGTTTGGTTGCTGGCTACGAGTCTCGAAATGCATCATGCTAGTATCATAACAAATATGATAATTTCCAAGAATAATAGTGGGTAGTAATGGGCCACCATAATAAAGGCAGATGTTAACTACTACCCACCTTTTTGTAAACTCTACCACAATAATAACGACTCATTGGTTGGGTGGACAAAAGATCACCACATGGGTAAAGGCCTCAATTATTATTATTAGGGCCAGATATTTAATTGTGTATCTTATGTATCACCGGCAAGTCTATATTTTCCTAGGAAGAATGGAACATACgcccttgtttttttttttttttttgttttctgttttgatGTGTTTGATAGAAGAAGATGGGAGTATAGAAGAGTATAACAATATATAGATTTATTGCAGCAAATTAACAAAGGAAATAACTTGCAAAGACAATATTTCAAATCCTCACAACCAACTATAATTTGAAAGTACAATAAAGTAGCAAAAACTAGAGATACCTGGATGATAAAATCTCATTACAATCAAATATTCAACATACCCATTTGTTGATTACATAAATATTGAGCAATGACAGCAAAGACCAGCAAACTGGTGCCCAAAAACCCTAGGTGCGACCCTCAAACTCCACCAAAAGGGACAGCCTGATGAGGAACTGATCGGACAAGGTCTGAATGCCACAAATTTCCAAAATGATCACTCCAAACCCCAATCACTTTACCCAAAAAGTCTCACACCATCTATAGCATATGATACAACCTGCAAGAATGAAGACATATCTGCTCAATAAGCTCCAAATACCATTCCCATCTACTCTAAATAAACTCTCCTGAATCTGTCCTGTAATCTCAATGAGTCTGAATGAAGATATTAATCGACTATGAAGTCCAGTTGTGATTCCTGTATGAAACAACAAAGTAATCTTCTAGATTGGGTCTTTCAACAATGTATAAGATGCTCCTtgcaagggttttcatcctcacaAAGCCTTAGGATGAACAAGTTCAACCAGCAAGAGAAATCTCCAAAATAACATATCCAAGCATGACCAAATGAGCTCCCAAACTTCACTTTAATAGGCTCTTCAAAACCCATGCCCAAGACAAGGAGTccctttttaatttaatttaaaaatcctTATGTCTCCCAAAAGTGGTGCTCATTCCAACAAGACCCCCTTAATTAAATATTTGCACTTTATTATTTGGGCACCCATATAGtccttaattaaatatattaaaataacgataaagttaaatatttaatttaactttataacttatCGTTATTAAAATTAAAAGCACTGGACTatatcaaatatcaagataattgcATCCACcgacaaaactaaaaatagtaacATTGACAACTGGCTTAGTCAGTGCTTGGGCtaacttattaaaaatagtaagtatgagaAAACTATCCAAAACCACTCCAAAAAGGGGTGTTATGCATGTATCAACCTCTTGAGCTCATTAGAACACCTGTCATTGCCAAACTATTGGATCAAACTGTCATCATGagtcccctaaccctaatttattAGTCTACAAGAACTTGCTAAATAGGCTAATAGTCCACATGTTGATAGTTAGGAAGGGGGCATTATAGCCCGCACTCCCAAAATTGCTTCTTCCCAAGCAATTATATTCAATCATACTTTTATTTTTTCTCTAAGAACATTCCCATAGAACTTTTCGAATTCCtgcttaaaatatttcatttaagtcATTAATAAAGTGATTTTTTAATATTTCCTTTTAATTTTCACTTAACTTATTTTATTGAATCAATTAAACAAAGATATCTCTAAAATATTACTTTATTGGACAACTTAAAATAACTATTTTAATTTATTCACTTATATTCTGACCTTAGCTTGTGGGaatcagtgttccacgggcgtccggggacggggggacggggggacgagggggacgcgtctcggggacggggggaccaagggcctaaatttggggacggcggggggacggcgggGGGGGCGGCGGGGGGGTggtgctcatatatatacatatagtacttgaaaaactagttttgaaaagatgtataacagtataacagtataagaattagatttcaaatgaaactataggaaataccaagattacttagattagtgatacgtaactaattgctaattgctaaaactaaaagtaaataaaatttgacaaatgaaattgtcaaattggagatttctcatttctatcatatgaatatcgaaaaaggaaaacgaaaaatatgaatatctgatgccattgcaaagtctataataataaagatgattacatgattcatcattacaatgagtagccaaatacaaatacgtgtagcaatagcattacaaaagagacgagtcaaatacaaaatgacaaaactgaaaagtgaaaactcaaactgtagctaatggaggcctctaatcatctgcaaactcctcctcactggaactgctggactcctgaggatcaaggtccctcaagctcacaccaactagccctgcatctgaagtggtaggatcatcctcatcaatctgtgaaggctcctctggctctacatcccatcgtgccgctggactctccttgtacataagtgtcttgcggtcaatgagacgcaaagcactatgtacagccacaagcttctcggctctcttagaggtaagtctgttcctcttaagagagtggatgaagctatatgtagaccagttcctctcagcagctgaagaactggaaacctgggatagcagacggatggctagagtggtggtcaaagatttcgggccatgacatttccaccacaaaagtgggtcctcctgtgccataatgtctatatccatctttgctgcatctgaataacctctaagagtggcaaatcttccccactcagtgcgtaTTGTaccggcatctctggaatcaaacatcttctctatgcacctaaagaaacctgccttcacctcatcatcctcaatcggtgtcgttctacccggtctagccttgtaccacttaggattcaaggcaaaggcagccatatgcaaaggagtgttcaacttgtcccatctactctgaatgataggccggatttgctcattgtagaatgctagagaggggtccttcactcgcacagcagcccGCATCTggccaagcatagagtcaatgcactcatacacctctccaaggttaggtgcatccccatccccatatctgatcacctggaatactggagaaatgatggagacaatgtatttcgtatcagtccaaaacacatcactcttcactatctccttcacccttctcccctgctctgtcttggcctcagcccacctattccactcattagtcataaccatgagttgcaatgcctcttgcaactcaatcattctctccaagagaatgaaataggatgcatatctagtctcaactggtttcaagaactccttcttcgcgaaggtcctgaatagtgcatgtgaaatgtggtggttgcagataaacatctgcacatctctcgcatcggtgaccactcctctaatccagtcaatcttccccatgtccttgagtgcattgttcatggcatgcacacaacatggggtccaccaaatgtgtctataggctgcctcaacgagtctccctgctgctctacacacatatgctgcatctgtcactacttggaccacattttgtggcccaacctcctcaatagcctccctgaggacctgaaactggaaatcagcatctttacgatgccctgtacaatcaactgctctaaggaagtatgggccctctgcacatgtgaccatgatgttgatgagtggacgatggctaatgttcgtccacccatccataactatgctgcaccccaatgccacccaacatgccttcatcttctccatcaaaatattgatcttggaatagcttttatccaagatcgaggtcctcattttcgtctcccttggtggcacataagatggtcctcccttggccaccatatctatcatcttcctataataaggagaccgtgaaacatgaaatggaatgccattggcaaagaagaaattgccaatggattcatctatctcatctctcagctgcacattaaacatatcagcaatggggttgctctgtggtgtatgCAACTTACGTTTCCCAGTCCTGGCAAcagtagaagtggaagtagatggagatccaaacatcattcctcccgcctgcgaagcatgataagtatgtggcactggcacattccggctgtcgtgaagtgatgccctagcagacaaagtagtaggcattgaaatatttgtgtcatctggaaccccccaaagcctgttaaactcaattctgtactgtatatttttgggttcctccaaaaacttacaatgtttcacgccttttcctctccaaaatagaaagtgtgcattcaccctgctaatgctaccgaaccattctctgtcacaaatattgcacttccacttccttgttcccccacttgaatgtgatgcagtgccttgtactgatatttgtgaagcaaactgttttagaggagacttaggatcaaaatgacccctagcatatggtgccaacaactctgaagggcaacctgtactagctgctgcacttgccatagaactagattgggctccaggatcagccccatggtcacccccctcattttcaggttcatattctgaatcattctcactatgagaatggatttccatgttatCTTGACtcgtgccttgggagctcattgtgaaattttcaaattgacactgcatttcacaaaataaaaataaaaataaaaataaaatcagccttgtttaacaatatatttttaaatttttaaattttttttcctattcatctcaaaatgagatttgatgttgaatcttgagggcaaaatgatgaatcattttgccctcaagattcaacatcaaacctCATTTTGAGTCTtaagatgaatagggaaaaaaaattaaaaaaaccaaaaatgacatagaacaatgaaaatcagaaagtaaaacaaacaaaaaaacaagaagaagttgaaaaaccctaccttgtgcttgaaaaatctctccaaaatgtagaagaatcttcttcttcctcttcttcttgcttcttctagctcctatcacactTGTAGTCACTTTTCTCACctcttcaatcaatcttcttcaagctGTTCCTCCTCTTCAagctgctggaaaaaaaatcagttttgcataatgagagtgaaatccaaactaaacatgtttttgtgttgttttggggggtggggtggggcccacgtccaattagggttaccccttaacccccccccAAAAGCACatgtcataaaaatttaaaaaaaaaatgaaaactgcGCTTTTTATCCCGTGCGAACgcgggagacgcctgggcgtccccccgtccctcgagagacgtctgggcgtctctcgagggacggggggacgcccaggcgtctcccacggagacgcccagacgtcccccaggagacgcccagacgtctccgcgTCGGGGACGTCTCCCCGTCCCGGCGgagtttgggtggcggtggcgggacggcgggggacgtcgcgtccccgtccccgcgtccccgagacgtctctgacggggggacgcgcccaaaaatgggggggacgcgtccccgtggttcaCTGGTGGGAATAAAGTAGGCAAAACGGTCATCTTTGACTACTCCTtgtaaggggacattacagtcctcccttcctgaaattgcttgtcatGAAGCATGTTgccctcatttttgttttcaaaaatgaaggaccattacatgaaatttttgtgaaaaaatgaaaattttactctatggcacgcttctcgaggcataatttcgactaatccttggactggattaatcctcagtccatccttgaaCCGCGTTTcgaattttgttgcattttggattcatttgctatgtctttccttcaatttcgggttttttctccttgattgcaggtgggaaatttctcttgaattgcaagttttaatgatttccattgttttggtttttgtagggaaatttttggctaataacaagtgcactttattgaaaaataagaacttgtaatttgctttttttTTTCCCCCTTGatgttttttggctttttaagttaaaatagggattttttgaataagttacaagtaaacttgtaatttttttctaaaacccctactttaatgtcttttgcttgtaatagggattttaaacctctattacatatgtgcaagatattgaaacttgttgtagggattttattttccctttacaagtaatttgtaacttgcacatctctctccaaaacccgattttgcctagaattgaaataaagtgacattttaaacttgctattttgcccaaaaaacccgattttctccataaagtgtaaattggggaattttaaacttgtaattgcattttgaaaacccgattttgccttgttgatggaaaaagtgaaattttaaacttgcaattggatttttaaaacccgattttgccttgttgagagaaaagtaacattttaaacttgttgtttgctctcaaaaacccgattttccttattgcatgcaattttaaacttcttgttcttttctaaAAACCCGACCaacaatattggaggattttgttgaagatttccaacgatttttgtggagaaattcaaggaggagaaaggcgttttggattccttgctattttcatgcattttccaactctcttcatgccatttggaagacattatcgcTGGTTTTATAGGGTTTTAACAGCAAAAACGTTTTTTgccaaaaccacaaatttcttTCCCAAGTTGCCACGTTTTCATCTCTCCTTTAG contains the following coding sequences:
- the LOC131873636 gene encoding uncharacterized protein LOC131873636 — translated: MSSQGTSQDNMEIHSHSENDSEYEPENEGGDHGADPGAQSSSMASAAASTGCPSELLAPYARGHFDPKSPLKQFASQISVQGTASHSSGGTRKWKCNICDREWFGSISRVNAHFLFWRGKGVKHCKFLEEPKNIQYRIEFNRLWGVPDDTNISMPTTLSARASLHDSRNVPVPHTYHASQAGGMMFGSPSTSTSTVARTGKRKLHTPQSNPIADMFNVQLRDEIDESIGNFFFANGIPFHVSRSPYYRKMIDMVAKGGPSYVPPRETKMRTSILDKSYSKINILMEKMKACWVALGCSIVMDGWTNISHRPLINIMVTCAEGPYFLRAVDCTGHRKDADFQFQVLREAIEEVGPQNVVQVVTDAAYVCRAAGRLVEAAYRHIWWTPCCVHAMNNALKDMGKIDWIRGVVTDARDVQMFICNHHISHALFRTFAKKEFLKPVETRYASYFILLERMIELQEALQLMVMTNEWNRWAEAKTEQGRRVKEIVKSDVFWTDTKYIVSIISPVFQVIRYGDGDAPNLGEVYECIDSMLGQMRAAVRVKDPSLAFYNEQIRPIIQSRWDKLNTPLHMAAFALNPKWYKARPGRTTPIEDDEVKAGFFRCIEKMFDSRDAGTIRTEWGRFATLRGYSDAAKMDIDIMAQEDPLLWWKCHGPKSLTTTLAIRLLSQVSSSSAAERNWSTYSFIHSLKRNRLTSKRAEKLVAVHSALRLIDRKTLMYKESPAARWDVEPEEPSQIDEDDPTTSDAGLVGVSLRDLDPQESSSSSEEEFADD